One stretch of Vicinamibacterales bacterium DNA includes these proteins:
- a CDS encoding outer membrane beta-barrel protein: MIDGRKKDASTGHAFLRLFRIASPFALLVALAAPAAAQQDEALPPFVFDVHGLYAKHKNEPSVATELDVASGNLPAHTFGLVGGGHVYVLRGSKIKIGFGGTFLAAGGHDTIETTNTDGSMTTSPTVQRHFRSIDPEISFNFGHRNGWSYISGGIGGRSRLYLDRADAPASNAPARSTLTYGAGARWFANNHVAFSVEVRWYSIAEQPASLANNIQLEPRTTLMVLSGGISLK; this comes from the coding sequence GTGATCGACGGACGGAAGAAGGACGCCAGCACCGGACACGCGTTTCTGCGGCTGTTTAGAATCGCCTCGCCGTTCGCCCTGCTCGTCGCGCTGGCCGCGCCGGCCGCCGCGCAGCAGGACGAGGCCCTCCCGCCGTTCGTCTTCGACGTGCACGGCCTCTACGCGAAGCACAAGAACGAACCCTCCGTCGCGACCGAGCTCGACGTCGCCTCCGGCAACCTGCCGGCGCACACCTTCGGCCTGGTCGGCGGCGGCCACGTCTACGTGCTGCGCGGCAGCAAGATCAAGATCGGATTCGGCGGGACGTTCCTCGCCGCCGGCGGCCACGACACGATCGAAACAACCAACACGGACGGCTCGATGACGACGAGTCCGACCGTGCAGCGGCATTTCCGGTCGATCGACCCGGAGATCTCCTTCAACTTCGGCCACCGCAACGGCTGGAGCTACATCAGCGGCGGCATCGGGGGGCGTTCACGGTTGTATCTGGATCGCGCCGACGCGCCCGCCAGCAACGCGCCCGCCCGCTCGACGCTGACCTACGGCGCCGGCGCCCGCTGGTTCGCCAACAACCACGTCGCCTTTTCGGTGGAAGTCCGGTGGTATTCGATCGCCGAGCAGCCGGCCTCGCTGGCCAACAACATCCAGCTCGAGCCGCGGACGACGCTGATGGTGTTGAGCGGCGGAATTTCTTTGAAGTAG
- the infA gene encoding translation initiation factor IF-1, with protein MAYFLDEKGQDLSKDDLIDVQGTVVAVHSGGLYRVQCDQGHEVLAQLSGRMRRFRIKVVPGDRVTVGVSPYDPVRGIITFRAR; from the coding sequence GTGGCATACTTCTTGGATGAGAAAGGACAGGATTTGAGCAAGGATGATCTGATTGATGTGCAGGGTACGGTCGTCGCTGTACACAGCGGCGGGCTCTACCGTGTGCAGTGCGACCAGGGCCATGAAGTCCTTGCGCAATTGAGCGGCCGGATGCGCCGCTTCCGGATCAAGGTGGTGCCCGGGGATCGGGTCACGGTGGGAGTCTCTCCCTACGATCCCGTTCGCGGCATCATCACTTTCCGCGCTCGCTGA
- a CDS encoding dienelactone hydrolase family protein, with protein sequence MLKVFALAPVVLFAAASAVAQTAAKPSQDVHADHMMMDMGQQAAPAATAARPDNPAIPPADAASADRLKGSSRHGEWIDIKMPAGPPLRSFVVYPERSDKAPVVLVIHDIFGMGDWARAVGDSLARDGFIAVVPDLLSGKGPNGGGSEELGQNVGQAIRTLTPDDVNARLNAAAAYGRSLPSANGQTAVIGFCWGGSASFNYAIAQPDLFAAVVYYGTPPTKAVDGKQVVDPEPLARIKAPIIGFYGGNDARVTSTVEPTTAEMKKLAKVYEPHVEDGAGHGFLKGQAQSDANAKAALDAWPLTIAFLKKYSK encoded by the coding sequence ATGTTGAAAGTCTTCGCGCTCGCGCCGGTGGTCCTGTTCGCGGCGGCGTCGGCCGTCGCGCAGACGGCGGCGAAGCCGTCCCAGGACGTGCACGCCGACCACATGATGATGGACATGGGACAGCAGGCCGCGCCCGCCGCGACGGCCGCTCGTCCCGACAATCCCGCGATTCCGCCGGCCGACGCCGCCTCGGCGGATCGGCTCAAAGGCTCGTCGCGGCACGGCGAGTGGATCGATATCAAGATGCCCGCAGGTCCGCCGCTGCGAAGCTTCGTCGTCTATCCCGAGCGTAGCGACAAGGCGCCGGTCGTCCTCGTCATCCACGACATCTTCGGCATGGGTGACTGGGCGCGCGCCGTCGGCGACTCGCTGGCGCGGGACGGCTTCATCGCGGTCGTCCCCGATCTGCTCTCGGGGAAGGGTCCCAACGGCGGCGGCTCCGAGGAGCTCGGGCAGAACGTCGGCCAGGCAATCCGCACGCTGACACCCGACGACGTGAACGCCCGGCTGAACGCGGCGGCCGCTTACGGACGGTCGTTGCCGTCGGCCAACGGCCAGACGGCCGTCATCGGCTTCTGCTGGGGCGGCAGCGCCAGCTTCAACTACGCGATCGCGCAGCCGGATCTCTTCGCCGCGGTCGTCTACTACGGCACGCCGCCGACGAAAGCCGTCGACGGCAAGCAGGTCGTCGATCCGGAACCGCTCGCAAGAATCAAAGCGCCGATCATCGGCTTCTACGGCGGCAACGACGCCCGCGTGACCTCGACCGTCGAGCCCACCACGGCCGAGATGAAGAAGCTCGCCAAGGTCTACGAACCGCACGTCGAAGACGGCGCCGGCCACGGGTTCCTCAAGGGGCAGGCCCAGAGCGACGCGAACGCCAAGGCGGCGCTCGACGCGTGGCCGTTGACGATCGCGTTCCTGAAGAAGTATTCGAAGTGA
- a CDS encoding tetratricopeptide repeat protein: protein MSVGVRDIRHLYPRITENHLRYLEKWGLIRPALARRDGEFTFTEVARIKQLAAELERSVPLKQALRALNADHQGQLEFDFHASNATPAKVVALPAPHQRRPPERATPVPSAVGVAYPFSDPQAALAAKYFIEGSRLDDGDESKMEEAAAAYRKALVIDPELVPAIVNLANIHYGRDELIEAQALYERAIALDQDCFEAHFNLGNIHHDLGRYEDALVCYRDAVALSPGYADAHFYLAVTLEKTGHSPEAKPHWRTYQELAPEGEWIELAREFSE from the coding sequence ATGTCGGTCGGCGTCCGGGACATTCGCCATCTCTATCCCCGCATCACCGAGAACCATCTCCGCTATCTGGAGAAGTGGGGACTCATCAGACCGGCGCTTGCGCGCCGCGACGGCGAGTTCACGTTCACCGAGGTCGCGCGCATCAAGCAGCTCGCGGCGGAGCTCGAACGCAGCGTGCCGCTGAAGCAGGCGCTGCGGGCGCTCAACGCCGATCACCAGGGGCAGCTCGAATTCGACTTCCACGCCTCGAATGCGACGCCCGCGAAGGTGGTCGCCCTGCCGGCGCCCCATCAGCGGCGTCCGCCGGAGCGGGCCACGCCGGTGCCGTCGGCGGTGGGCGTGGCGTATCCCTTCTCGGATCCGCAGGCGGCGCTCGCCGCGAAATACTTCATCGAGGGCTCGCGGCTCGACGACGGCGACGAGTCGAAGATGGAGGAAGCGGCCGCCGCCTACCGCAAGGCGCTGGTGATCGACCCCGAGCTGGTGCCGGCGATCGTGAATCTCGCCAACATCCATTACGGCCGCGACGAGCTGATCGAGGCGCAGGCGCTCTACGAACGGGCGATCGCGCTCGATCAGGATTGCTTCGAGGCGCACTTCAACCTCGGCAACATCCACCACGATCTCGGCCGTTACGAAGATGCGCTCGTCTGTTACCGCGACGCGGTCGCGCTCAGCCCCGGCTACGCCGACGCGCACTTCTATCTGGCGGTGACGCTCGAGAAGACCGGGCATTCGCCGGAGGCGAAGCCGCACTGGCGGACGTATCAGGAACTGGCGCCGGAAGGCGAGTGGATCGAACTAGCCCGGGAGTTTTCGGAATGA
- a CDS encoding NAD-dependent epimerase/dehydratase family protein, with product MRVFLTGGTGYVGSAVLDALVRQQHHVDALVRNSEGAARVQARGAHPIVGDLTNVTSWRDAAAASDAAVHTAAEYSARQREFDALVIDTLAALPPRPGRAIVYTSGIWVLGAAPEPIDETAPLNPAEIVAWRPAHELRVLGAAAGGVRAVVVRPGIVYGGSRGIVGDLLKDAANSLVRVVGSGENHWPLVYDRDLGELYARLVGTPEASGVYHATDGGGETVNEIVAALVEHAPTQPSIRHVPLAEARKKMGPYADALALDQIVRSPRARALGWAPTLHSVAGNAARLFEEWRRGKAA from the coding sequence ATGCGTGTATTTCTAACGGGTGGGACCGGATACGTCGGCTCGGCGGTGCTGGACGCGCTCGTGCGGCAGCAGCATCACGTCGACGCGCTGGTCCGCAACAGCGAAGGGGCGGCCCGCGTGCAGGCGCGCGGCGCGCATCCGATCGTCGGGGATCTGACGAACGTGACGTCCTGGCGCGACGCGGCGGCGGCGAGCGATGCCGCCGTGCACACCGCCGCCGAGTACAGCGCGCGCCAGCGCGAGTTCGACGCGCTCGTCATCGACACGCTGGCGGCCCTGCCGCCGCGGCCCGGACGCGCGATCGTCTACACCTCGGGGATCTGGGTACTGGGTGCGGCGCCCGAGCCGATCGACGAGACGGCGCCGCTCAATCCGGCCGAGATCGTGGCGTGGCGCCCCGCGCATGAGCTTCGAGTCCTGGGCGCCGCCGCCGGCGGCGTCCGCGCCGTCGTGGTCCGCCCGGGCATCGTCTATGGCGGCTCGCGCGGCATCGTCGGCGACCTGCTCAAGGACGCCGCCAACAGCCTCGTCCGCGTCGTCGGCAGCGGCGAAAACCACTGGCCGCTCGTCTACGACCGCGATCTCGGGGAGCTGTATGCGCGCCTGGTCGGCACGCCCGAAGCCTCCGGCGTGTACCACGCCACCGACGGCGGCGGCGAGACCGTCAACGAGATCGTCGCGGCGCTCGTCGAGCACGCCCCGACGCAGCCGAGCATCCGGCACGTGCCGCTCGCCGAAGCGCGCAAGAAGATGGGCCCGTACGCCGACGCCCTGGCGCTCGATCAGATCGTCCGCAGTCCGCGCGCCCGGGCGCTCGGCTGGGCGCCGACCCTGCATTCGGTCGCGGGCAACGCGGCGCGGCTGTTCGAGGAATGGCGCCGCGGCAAGGCGGCTTAG
- a CDS encoding HD domain-containing protein → MIVDRIAAAVRDAGGRALVVGGWVRDRLMGQPSKDVDLEVYGVAAEPLREILQQFGSVNTVGESFTVYKIGDIDVSLPRRESKTGRGHKGFTVSGDPAMRVEDAARRRDFTVNAIAWDPLNGEYLDPFDGRGDIARRRLRVVDPATFADDSLRVLRGIQFAARFGFTLDEEAKALCRRIPLDDLPAERIWSEVEKLLLRAARPSIGLALALELGVVERLFPELDALVGCPQEPEWHPEGDVWVHTLLVIDQARARIDGLDHPRQVTVMLAAVCHDLGKPATTALVNGRIRSLEHEEQGVPPAAALLDRLNVHSMNGFDVRREVLGIVANHLKPGMFAKAQPPVGDGAFRRLAQRVDLELLAIVARADCEGRGGGFDCSAMDWFVARARQLGVEHAPPPPLVKGRHLVELGVSPGPALGELLREVYERQLDGGVTGFDAAFALARRLARERRLY, encoded by the coding sequence GTGATCGTCGATCGCATCGCGGCGGCGGTGCGGGACGCCGGCGGCCGCGCCCTGGTCGTCGGCGGCTGGGTCCGCGATCGGCTGATGGGGCAGCCGTCGAAGGATGTCGATCTCGAGGTCTACGGCGTCGCCGCCGAACCGCTGCGCGAGATTCTCCAGCAGTTCGGATCGGTGAATACCGTCGGCGAGAGCTTCACCGTCTACAAGATCGGCGACATCGACGTCTCGCTGCCTCGGCGCGAATCGAAGACCGGGCGCGGCCACAAGGGCTTCACCGTGAGCGGCGATCCGGCGATGCGCGTCGAGGACGCGGCGCGGCGCCGCGATTTCACCGTCAACGCGATCGCGTGGGATCCGCTGAACGGCGAGTACCTCGATCCGTTCGACGGGCGCGGCGACATCGCGCGTCGGCGCCTTCGCGTCGTCGACCCGGCGACGTTCGCCGACGACAGCCTGCGCGTCCTGCGCGGCATCCAGTTCGCCGCCCGATTCGGCTTCACGCTCGATGAGGAGGCGAAGGCGCTCTGCCGCCGCATCCCGCTCGACGATCTGCCGGCCGAGCGGATCTGGAGCGAGGTCGAAAAGCTGCTGCTGCGCGCCGCGCGGCCGTCGATCGGCCTGGCGCTGGCGCTCGAGCTCGGCGTCGTCGAGCGGCTCTTCCCGGAACTCGACGCGCTGGTCGGCTGTCCGCAGGAGCCCGAGTGGCATCCGGAAGGCGACGTCTGGGTCCACACGCTCCTCGTCATCGATCAGGCGCGCGCGCGGATCGACGGGTTGGATCACCCCCGCCAGGTGACGGTGATGCTCGCCGCGGTCTGCCACGATCTCGGCAAGCCCGCGACCACGGCGTTGGTCAACGGCCGCATCCGTTCGCTCGAGCACGAGGAGCAGGGCGTCCCACCCGCCGCCGCACTGCTCGACCGTCTCAACGTGCATTCGATGAACGGCTTCGACGTCCGCCGCGAGGTGCTCGGGATCGTCGCCAACCATCTCAAGCCGGGCATGTTCGCCAAGGCGCAGCCGCCGGTCGGCGACGGCGCGTTCCGCCGCCTCGCGCAGCGGGTCGACCTCGAGCTGCTGGCGATCGTCGCGCGCGCCGATTGCGAAGGGCGCGGCGGCGGGTTCGACTGCTCCGCCATGGACTGGTTCGTCGCGCGTGCGCGCCAGCTCGGTGTCGAGCACGCGCCGCCGCCGCCGCTCGTGAAGGGACGCCACCTCGTGGAGCTTGGCGTGAGCCCGGGGCCGGCGCTCGGCGAGCTGCTGCGCGAGGTCTACGAGCGGCAGCTCGACGGAGGCGTCACCGGCTTCGACGCCGCGTTCGCGCTGGCGCGCCGGCTGGCCCGCGAGCGGCGGCTATACTGA
- a CDS encoding dienelactone hydrolase family protein, translated as MKRRQHSVVLVFSAAMAIAAPALAQTKAAADPHADHAMEMQAAAPATVAPRNPNLPPSGDLPGDKDAEVKKQLASSPRKSEWVSIKANGPTPLKSYIVYPERKDKAPVVIVVMEIFGLTDWIRGVADQLAKEGFIAIAPDFLSGMGPNGTGSAELGEDGARGVIGKVTDEDKVRILNDVRAYALAMPAANGKVGVVGFCWGGGTAFLYARKQPALNAAVSYYGPMPADAAEFATTKAPVLGLYGGNDARVDANIDKAKEGMATAGATYDPHIFDGAGHGFLRQQNGTGQGAGNMKAAEQAWPLTVEWLKKNTK; from the coding sequence ATGAAACGGCGTCAACACTCGGTGGTCCTCGTCTTCTCGGCGGCGATGGCGATCGCCGCGCCGGCATTGGCTCAGACCAAGGCCGCGGCCGATCCGCATGCGGATCACGCCATGGAGATGCAGGCCGCCGCGCCGGCGACGGTGGCGCCGCGCAATCCCAATCTGCCGCCCTCGGGCGATTTGCCCGGCGACAAGGACGCGGAAGTCAAGAAGCAGCTCGCCTCGTCGCCGCGCAAGTCCGAGTGGGTGAGCATCAAGGCCAACGGCCCGACGCCGCTCAAGTCGTACATCGTCTATCCGGAGCGCAAGGACAAGGCGCCGGTGGTGATCGTCGTCATGGAGATCTTCGGGCTCACCGACTGGATCCGCGGCGTCGCCGATCAGCTCGCGAAGGAAGGGTTCATCGCCATCGCCCCCGACTTTCTGTCGGGCATGGGGCCCAATGGCACCGGCAGCGCGGAGCTCGGTGAAGACGGCGCGCGCGGCGTGATCGGCAAGGTCACCGACGAGGACAAGGTACGGATCCTGAACGACGTCCGCGCGTATGCGCTGGCGATGCCGGCGGCCAACGGCAAGGTCGGCGTCGTCGGCTTCTGCTGGGGCGGCGGCACCGCGTTCCTCTACGCGCGTAAGCAGCCGGCGCTCAACGCGGCCGTTTCCTACTACGGTCCGATGCCGGCCGATGCGGCGGAATTCGCGACGACCAAGGCGCCCGTCCTCGGCCTCTACGGCGGCAACGACGCCCGCGTCGACGCCAACATCGACAAGGCCAAGGAAGGCATGGCCACCGCCGGCGCGACCTACGATCCGCACATCTTCGACGGAGCCGGACACGGCTTCCTCCGCCAGCAGAACGGAACCGGCCAGGGCGCCGGCAACATGAAGGCGGCCGAGCAGGCGTGGCCGCTCACCGTCGAGTGGCTGAAGAAGAACACGAAGTAG
- the glk gene encoding glucokinase: MLLAADVGGTKTLLGLFADAADRPSPIEVGEFVTLDYDSIVPMIREFLKAEGVEPRAVTAASFGVAGAVSDNIARLTNVPWLVDGEAIGHEASLPRVHILNDLEAMAYSVSVLAPAELEYLQQGVPLADGNAAVIAAGTGLGEAFLLNVDGRFLPGATEGGHADWGARTPREIEMLAAITRVYGRCSVEHVVCGPGLVNVYQFTHDAWGNRTYLSPAAFVPARTCAAVGTIDDPADLPGAIARAGAAGQCAQCREALEMFVEAYGAEAGNLALRTKATAGIYVGGGIAPKLLPTIRQGRFMDAFRAKTPMVDLVATIPVAVILNAEAGLLGAAVHANASVA; encoded by the coding sequence GTGCTGCTCGCTGCTGACGTCGGCGGAACCAAGACGCTGCTCGGACTCTTCGCGGACGCGGCCGATCGGCCGTCGCCGATCGAGGTCGGTGAGTTCGTCACGCTCGACTACGACAGCATCGTCCCGATGATCCGCGAATTCCTGAAGGCGGAAGGGGTCGAGCCGCGGGCGGTCACGGCGGCGAGTTTCGGCGTCGCCGGCGCGGTCAGCGACAACATCGCGCGGCTGACCAACGTGCCGTGGCTCGTCGACGGCGAGGCGATCGGCCACGAGGCGTCGCTGCCGCGCGTGCATATCCTCAACGATCTCGAAGCCATGGCGTACTCCGTCTCGGTGCTCGCGCCAGCGGAGCTCGAGTACCTGCAGCAGGGCGTGCCGCTCGCCGACGGCAACGCTGCGGTGATCGCCGCGGGCACCGGACTCGGCGAGGCGTTCCTGCTGAACGTCGACGGCCGGTTCCTGCCGGGCGCGACCGAGGGCGGGCACGCCGACTGGGGCGCGCGGACGCCGCGCGAGATCGAGATGCTCGCCGCGATCACCCGCGTCTACGGCCGCTGCAGCGTCGAACACGTCGTCTGCGGTCCCGGCCTGGTCAACGTCTACCAGTTCACGCACGACGCGTGGGGCAACCGGACGTACCTGTCGCCGGCCGCGTTCGTGCCGGCGCGCACCTGCGCCGCGGTCGGCACGATCGACGACCCCGCCGATCTGCCCGGCGCGATCGCGCGGGCCGGGGCCGCCGGACAGTGCGCGCAATGCCGCGAGGCGCTGGAGATGTTCGTCGAGGCCTACGGCGCCGAAGCGGGCAACCTCGCGCTGCGCACCAAGGCAACCGCCGGCATCTATGTCGGCGGCGGCATCGCACCGAAGCTGCTGCCGACGATCCGGCAGGGACGTTTCATGGACGCGTTCCGCGCCAAGACACCGATGGTCGATCTCGTCGCCACGATTCCGGTCGCCGTGATCCTCAACGCCGAAGCCGGCCTGCTCGGCGCCGCCGTGCACGCCAACGCCAGCGTGGCGTGA
- a CDS encoding DEAD/DEAH box helicase yields the protein MPFDSLGLEPSLLEGVEVRGFQKTTAIQSAVIPIALAGHDVIGCADTGTGKTVAFVLPLLNRLLKARAQNPDERGSTRVLILAPTRELCVQIEDDVQGFAYHTNLTSIAVYGGVEMGQQERALKAGVDVVVATPGRLMDHQRSGAVDFSRVDTFVLDEADRMMDMGFWPDVRRISQTLPPPEKRQTLLFSATMPDEVMKLVTEVVRNAQYVQIGSAGGPARSITHEVENVPAAQKTEWLAKFCRRTPGPILVFMQRKSGAEKLARQLQGFGIRAAALHADRTQQQRTAAVEGFRGGLYHVLVATDVAARGLDIDGITHVVNYEVPSSRETYVHRVGRTGRAAATGTALTLVAPEELRALEALQRSFGSELDARNAE from the coding sequence GTGCCCTTCGACTCGCTCGGCTTGGAGCCCTCGCTGCTCGAAGGCGTCGAGGTGCGCGGGTTCCAGAAGACGACCGCGATCCAGAGCGCCGTCATTCCGATCGCGCTGGCCGGCCACGATGTGATCGGCTGCGCCGACACGGGAACCGGCAAGACCGTCGCGTTCGTGCTGCCGCTCCTCAACCGTCTGCTCAAGGCGCGCGCCCAGAACCCCGACGAACGCGGCTCCACGCGCGTCCTCATCCTCGCGCCGACCCGCGAGCTCTGCGTGCAGATCGAAGACGACGTGCAGGGCTTCGCCTACCACACGAATCTGACCAGCATCGCCGTCTACGGCGGCGTCGAGATGGGCCAGCAGGAACGCGCGCTCAAGGCGGGGGTCGACGTCGTCGTCGCCACCCCCGGCCGCCTGATGGATCATCAGCGGAGCGGCGCCGTCGACTTTTCGCGCGTCGACACGTTCGTGCTCGACGAGGCGGATCGGATGATGGACATGGGCTTCTGGCCCGACGTCCGCCGTATCTCGCAGACGCTGCCGCCGCCCGAGAAGCGCCAGACGCTGCTCTTCTCGGCGACGATGCCCGACGAGGTGATGAAGCTCGTCACCGAAGTGGTCCGCAACGCCCAGTACGTGCAGATCGGATCGGCGGGCGGCCCGGCCCGCTCGATTACGCACGAAGTGGAAAACGTCCCGGCAGCACAGAAGACCGAGTGGCTGGCGAAGTTCTGCCGCCGCACGCCCGGACCGATTCTGGTCTTCATGCAGCGCAAGTCGGGCGCCGAGAAGCTGGCGCGCCAGCTGCAGGGATTCGGCATCCGCGCCGCCGCGCTGCACGCCGATCGCACCCAGCAGCAGCGCACCGCCGCCGTGGAAGGCTTCCGCGGCGGGCTGTATCACGTCCTCGTCGCCACCGACGTCGCCGCGCGGGGACTCGACATCGACGGCATCACGCACGTCGTGAACTACGAAGTGCCGTCATCCCGTGAAACCTACGTCCACCGCGTCGGTCGCACCGGCCGCGCGGCGGCCACCGGCACCGCGTTGACGCTGGTCGCTCCCGAGGAGCTGCGCGCCCTCGAGGCGCTGCAGCGGTCGTTCGGGTCGGAGCTGGACGCCCGCAACGCTGAATGA
- a CDS encoding AMP-binding protein — protein sequence MTRRTLIDFFADVTGNAATSAAPFLVYDDGYRTWTWSYGDLAAAAHTFAARLRAAAIAPGAHVVIWSENRPEWIAAMWGCLLEGVVMVPIDYRASAGFLEKVAAIVDAQAILVGDTVDAAAIPGRWAPWTLSEQFRTAAGVPEAILQAPAPDLDSGTTAEIIFTSGATAEPKGVVLTHRNILANIVPIEREMAKYRKYTIPFRPIRFLNLLPLSHMFGQAMATFVPPMLSGVVVFTRSYAPGDIIGQIKSRRVSVLVSVPKMLEVLKEHVLRVAPEAGDTPPPGMHWMKRWWKYRRIHRMFGFKFWAMVVGAAPLDPDLEAFWGRLGFVVVQGYGLTETAPIVTLNHPLRARRGAVGKPIAGVEVKIAADGEILVRGDNVTTGYFNAPEATRDAFEDGWFHTGDIGELDAEGQLHIRGRKKEMIVTPEGLNVFPEDVERAINEQPGVVDAAVVGAPVAGSTAERVQAILLLAPGTDPDAVVRAANATLGDHQKIRAAAIWPAAELPRTEGTRKLKRRELKTWLEQQRTGLAAAAEKTPGPNRRSVSDVLARFAPGRTLAPATTIDELGLTSLERVELMMALEEAFQTTIDETSFAPSTTVAQLETMVAPPDWGQTGVRLGSDGGQTTSAAAEITFPAWNRSLPVRAIRRASLPTWILPLAHIFARVKVTGVEHLAGLDGAAIFAANHQSHFDTPVILNALPPRWRYRVSPAMSKEFFDAHFFPTRHSRMAWFTNSLNYYLSSFFFFAFPLTQGSAGTRQTLRYIGELVEDEVSVLIFPEGRRNPTGSIGPFLPGVGMIAARLGVPVVPVRLTGLDTILAPNARWPTRGQASCAFGPPIMLTGNDYGALAERVRQAVLAL from the coding sequence ATGACGAGGCGCACGCTGATCGACTTCTTCGCGGACGTCACCGGCAACGCCGCGACGTCGGCCGCGCCGTTTCTCGTCTACGACGACGGGTATCGCACGTGGACCTGGAGCTACGGCGACCTGGCGGCGGCCGCGCACACCTTCGCGGCACGCCTCCGCGCCGCCGCCATCGCCCCAGGCGCCCACGTCGTGATCTGGAGCGAGAACCGGCCGGAATGGATCGCCGCGATGTGGGGCTGCCTACTCGAAGGCGTCGTCATGGTGCCGATCGACTACCGCGCCTCGGCGGGGTTCCTGGAGAAGGTGGCCGCGATCGTGGACGCGCAGGCGATTCTCGTCGGCGACACCGTCGACGCCGCGGCGATTCCCGGCCGCTGGGCGCCGTGGACGCTGAGCGAACAGTTCCGAACCGCCGCAGGCGTTCCGGAAGCGATCCTCCAGGCTCCCGCCCCCGACCTCGACAGTGGGACCACCGCCGAGATCATCTTCACGTCGGGCGCGACCGCCGAACCCAAGGGCGTCGTCCTCACCCACCGCAACATCCTCGCCAACATCGTCCCGATCGAACGGGAGATGGCCAAGTACCGCAAGTATACGATCCCGTTCCGGCCGATTCGATTCCTGAACCTGCTGCCGCTCAGCCACATGTTCGGGCAGGCGATGGCGACGTTCGTGCCGCCGATGCTCTCGGGGGTCGTGGTGTTCACGCGAAGCTACGCGCCGGGCGACATCATCGGGCAGATCAAGTCGCGCCGCGTCTCGGTGCTGGTGTCGGTGCCCAAGATGCTCGAGGTGCTGAAGGAGCACGTGCTGCGGGTGGCCCCTGAGGCCGGCGACACGCCGCCGCCCGGAATGCACTGGATGAAGCGCTGGTGGAAGTACCGGCGCATCCACCGGATGTTCGGGTTCAAGTTCTGGGCGATGGTCGTCGGCGCGGCGCCGCTCGATCCCGATCTGGAAGCGTTCTGGGGACGCCTCGGCTTCGTGGTGGTCCAGGGCTACGGCCTCACCGAGACCGCGCCGATCGTGACGCTGAACCATCCGCTGCGAGCGCGGCGCGGGGCGGTCGGCAAGCCGATCGCCGGAGTCGAAGTGAAGATCGCCGCCGACGGCGAGATCCTCGTGCGCGGCGACAACGTCACCACCGGCTACTTCAACGCGCCGGAGGCCACGCGCGACGCGTTCGAGGACGGCTGGTTCCACACCGGCGACATCGGCGAGCTCGACGCCGAGGGACAGCTGCACATCCGGGGACGCAAGAAGGAAATGATCGTGACGCCAGAAGGGCTCAACGTGTTTCCCGAGGATGTCGAGCGCGCGATCAACGAGCAGCCGGGCGTCGTCGACGCGGCGGTCGTCGGCGCGCCGGTAGCGGGCAGCACCGCCGAGCGCGTGCAGGCCATCCTGCTGCTCGCCCCAGGCACCGATCCCGACGCCGTGGTCCGCGCCGCGAACGCCACGCTCGGGGATCATCAGAAGATCCGGGCGGCTGCCATCTGGCCGGCGGCGGAACTGCCGCGCACGGAAGGCACGCGCAAGCTGAAACGGCGGGAGCTGAAGACGTGGCTCGAGCAGCAGCGCACGGGCCTCGCCGCCGCCGCGGAGAAGACACCGGGGCCGAACCGCAGGAGCGTCTCAGACGTGCTGGCCCGGTTCGCTCCAGGACGCACGCTCGCGCCGGCGACCACGATCGACGAGCTCGGCCTGACGTCGCTCGAGCGGGTCGAGCTGATGATGGCGCTCGAGGAAGCCTTTCAGACGACGATCGACGAAACGTCGTTTGCACCGTCGACGACCGTCGCGCAGCTCGAGACGATGGTCGCGCCGCCCGACTGGGGTCAGACCGGGGTCAGACTGGGGTCAGACGGGGGTCAGACCACCTCGGCGGCCGCGGAGATCACGTTCCCGGCCTGGAACCGATCGCTGCCGGTGCGTGCGATCCGGCGCGCCAGCCTGCCGACGTGGATCCTGCCGCTCGCGCACATATTCGCGCGGGTAAAAGTGACAGGGGTCGAACATCTGGCTGGTCTGGACGGGGCCGCCATCTTCGCGGCCAACCACCAGAGCCACTTCGACACACCGGTGATCCTCAATGCGCTGCCGCCGCGCTGGCGCTATCGTGTCTCCCCGGCGATGAGCAAGGAGTTCTTCGACGCGCACTTCTTTCCCACGCGTCACAGCCGGATGGCGTGGTTCACCAATTCGTTGAACTACTACCTGTCGTCGTTCTTCTTCTTCGCGTTTCCGCTGACCCAGGGATCGGCCGGCACGCGGCAGACGCTGCGGTATATCGGCGAGCTTGTCGAAGATGAGGTGTCGGTGCTCATCTTTCCAGAGGGGCGCCGCAACCCGACCGGGAGCATCGGTCCGTTTCTGCCGGGCGTCGGGATGATCGCGGCGCGGCTGGGCGTTCCGGTCGTGCCGGTCCGGCTGACGGGGCTCGATACAATCCTGGCTCCCAACGCCCGCTGGCCGACCCGCGGGCAGGCGTCGTGTGCATTTGGACCGCCTATCATGCTGACTGGCAATGACTACGGGGCACTGGCCGAACGTGTGCGGCAGGCAGTCCTCGCCTTGTGA